The region AACCTGTCAATGTATATTCTGCAAAAGCTCCGGGAACAATTTCATTTCGTTTAAAATGATCCGTTAAGTATGTTTCATCATATCCGTCATACATAAAACTTGCTCCGGCTTTGTATTTATGATTGGTATTTCCAAGAATACTTTCAAAGATCAGATTTGAATAATAGGTCTGCTGTTTTCCGGAATAATTTCTTAATCCGAAGAAACTATCCTGTTGATGATAGGTATATTGATTCATCCATCCTAAGCTTTGATAAGGTTTCCCTTTGAAAACATATCCTGTCTTATTCCAAACCTGAAATCTCGAAATATCAATTCCGACACCGTAAAGGGATTGCTTGTCCTGTGGAATCTTTTTATCGAAACCAATTTGTCCGGCTGTTCTTTCGTCTTTAATGAAGTTAATTCCAAAATGGGAACCCAATCCTGACTTTTCCAGATCGTTGTAATTCAAGAGATAAGCTGTATTTAGCTGAGTTCCTTTGGGTCTGTCAAGAAATCCATCGTTATTCATATCGGTGTCTCCGAAAGTTCCGTTTCCGTGAAGCAAAAACGTCTGTGACCATTTGTCATTGATCTTGGAAACACTGGTAATATTCGCTTCGGCTCTTCCGTTAAAATCTGCGAAAAGATTGAGTGAGGTTTCCGGTTTTTCGGCATTTTTCAGCAATTCCGTATTGATTTGCCCTGTAATGCTTTCGTAACCGTTTGTCACCGTACTTCCGCCTTTCGTCAGCTGAATACTTTCAATCCATCTTCCGGGAATAAAATTTAATCCGTAAGCAGAAGCTAGCCCTCTGATTTCGGGTAATAATTCTTTCGTTAGACTCGTATATTTTTGGTCTAAGCCTAACATTTTTAACTGTTTTGTTCCGGTCACAGCATTGCTGAAAGAAACATCAACGGTTGCATTGGTTTCAAAGCTTTCGGATAAATTACAGCAAGCAGCTTTTAATAATTCTTTTTTATCAATAGTAAAAACTAATCCTGCTTCTTTTTTGCTTAAAGAGGTTGCTGCTTTCGAACCTGTTACGGTAACGCCTTCAATTTGTTTTTCATTCGCCTTATTGTGCTCAGTATGATTACTGTGTTCAGATGCTGCACCTTCTTCGGTGTGAACTTTTGGATTCGCTTTTTCAAAAGGAATTTCTCTGTCATAAAGACAACACGCGGGCAAATTTTTGTAAGTATTGTCGTTGGATTTATACTTTTCATTGTCGTGGCCAACTTCTGCAATTTTCCTTAAAATTGTATCTGAGGAAGTTTTTGCCGAATTAAAATTCAAAATAACAGTTTGTGTTTCTGCATTCCATTCGGCGGATTCTGCTCCTGCATCTTTGGCTGCTTTTTCAATTCTTGCTTTGCATGATTCACAATTTCCCTTTACGTAGAATTCATTCTCTTTTTTTGAATGATGATCATGATTTTCAACCGGTTTTGTTTGTAGATCCCTTTCGTAATGACAACACCCGGGGAGAGCTTCATATGCTGCGTCGGACGCTTTAAATTTTTCATTGTCATGTCCGGCTTCTGCAACCTTTTTCAGAATATCATCAGTGGAAGTTGACCCGTCAGTTTCTAGCATTAAAGTTTGTAAATCGATAGAATATTCCGCTTTTTTTGCTCCTGATTTTTTGGCGGTACTTTCTATTCTTTCCTTGCACATGTCGCAGTTTCCCTTTACTTTGAATTGACTTTTGGAAAAATGCTGAGCGAAAATAAATTGTGTAGATAATAAGAATATACCAAGAATAATCCTGGAAATATATAATTTCATGTTGTTTAAAATTTAGATTAATTAGATTTAATGTAACAATCTAGCGATGTAATAATCTAATAATCATTGATAAATTGCTAAACTGATACATTGATACATTTTATTTAATTAAGCTATTTTTGGCGGCTGCCAGATTTCTTTTAAACGATCTGAAATATACGGATCGGAGTATTGAAACTGTAAGTTTTTGTTTGATTTATAGTAAGAAATGTCCAATTGAAAACTCTTCGAAAAAGGAGTTTCTATAAAAGTATAACACGCCACGCATGTTGAACAGCAATCATCATTACAATGAGATTTTTGTTCTTTCTTGTTATGGTTATCTTTTGAATGTTCTTTATGATCGTTTTTGCAGCAATCCATTCCGGATTCAGATTTGCAGCAAGTTTCCTGCATGTTTTGAGCATAGAAATTATCTTTAGGAACCAGGAAGATTCCTAAACAGAAAATAAATACTATGATCTGTGCCCATTTCACAACGACAAATTTACGAAAAAATTTAAAGAAGATCTCCCTCTTTTTTAGCGCAGTCATGCCAAGATTCTCCGTGAGAAGTGTTCAATTCCGCTTTTGGTTGATTAAAACAAAATTAGCAAAACATTTCGAAATGTCTTGCTAATTTAAATAATATCTTGTTCTATTGAAGCCGCTTAGTTTTTTACTAAGAGTCTGAATCCTTCCCCGTGTACGTTGATGATTTCCAACCCTTCATCGTCTTTTAATAATTTACGAAGTTTTGCAATATAAACGTCCATACTTCTTGCGGTGAAGTAGTTTTCTTTCTTCCAGATTTTTCTTAAAGCAAGATCTCTTGGCATGAA is a window of Candidatus Chryseobacterium colombiense DNA encoding:
- a CDS encoding TonB-dependent receptor; this encodes MKLYISRIILGIFLLSTQFIFAQHFSKSQFKVKGNCDMCKERIESTAKKSGAKKAEYSIDLQTLMLETDGSTSTDDILKKVAEAGHDNEKFKASDAAYEALPGCCHYERDLQTKPVENHDHHSKKENEFYVKGNCESCKARIEKAAKDAGAESAEWNAETQTVILNFNSAKTSSDTILRKIAEVGHDNEKYKSNDNTYKNLPACCLYDREIPFEKANPKVHTEEGAASEHSNHTEHNKANEKQIEGVTVTGSKAATSLSKKEAGLVFTIDKKELLKAACCNLSESFETNATVDVSFSNAVTGTKQLKMLGLDQKYTSLTKELLPEIRGLASAYGLNFIPGRWIESIQLTKGGSTVTNGYESITGQINTELLKNAEKPETSLNLFADFNGRAEANITSVSKINDKWSQTFLLHGNGTFGDTDMNNDGFLDRPKGTQLNTAYLLNYNDLEKSGLGSHFGINFIKDERTAGQIGFDKKIPQDKQSLYGVGIDISRFQVWNKTGYVFKGKPYQSLGWMNQYTYHQQDSFFGLRNYSGKQQTYYSNLIFESILGNTNHKYKAGASFMYDGYDETYLTDHFKRNEIVPGAFAEYTLTGLKYTLVAGARVDFHNLAGTQFTPRLNFKYDFTPQTILRLSAGRGFRTANIFAESQQYFASNRNVQILQNGGNIYGLKPEIAWNYGASLQQEFKLFGRKSTVVADFFRTDFQNQVLVDLDRSPQQLTFYNLDGKSFANSFQTQWDFTPFKNFDIRLAYKYYDVQADYLGGRREIPFMAKHRGFVNLAYSTNKNNNGGFWSFDTTLNWVGKQRLPNTSSNPEEFQLPTYSESYAILNAQISRNFNKKIRAYLGGENLTSYYQKNAIVDFKNPFGNYFDGGMVYAPIMKANFYVGLDVTF